A stretch of Campylobacter gracilis DNA encodes these proteins:
- the hypD gene encoding hydrogenase formation protein HypD, whose translation MDLIKDFRDKELILALSKLIISKSKKPLNIMEICGGHTHSIMKFGLPSLVGENIKFIHGPGCPVCVMPRSRIDEAIKLAAMPQSIFCTLADMLRVPGSRTSLQKLRSEGHDIRALYSPLDCIRIAQENPQKTVIFFAIGFETTTPMSAVLIDKALSLGLKNLFFHINHVTVPAPVRAILDDADVQIDAFLGPSHVSVITGAKAYESIARDYKKPIAVSGFEPLDIMAGVLNLVEQQNAGTYEVFNEYERVVKEDGNQKAQNLIDKYFEICDFPWRGLGEIPKSGMKLRPQYAALDARVQFDCSVQSAPESKACICGEILRGKKSPYDCKVFGKHCTPQNPIGSCMVSSEGACAAYYKYGDIKNAG comes from the coding sequence ATGGATCTAATCAAGGATTTTAGGGATAAGGAGCTGATTTTAGCGCTTAGCAAGCTGATAATTTCCAAAAGCAAAAAGCCGCTAAACATCATGGAGATTTGCGGCGGACACACGCACTCGATCATGAAATTCGGCCTTCCTAGCCTGGTCGGCGAAAATATCAAATTTATCCACGGCCCCGGCTGTCCGGTGTGCGTGATGCCGCGCAGTCGCATCGACGAGGCGATCAAGCTCGCCGCGATGCCGCAGAGTATTTTTTGCACTCTAGCAGACATGCTGCGCGTGCCCGGCTCTCGCACCAGCTTGCAGAAGCTGCGCAGCGAGGGGCACGACATCAGAGCGCTTTATAGTCCGCTTGATTGCATAAGGATCGCGCAGGAAAATCCGCAAAAAACGGTGATATTCTTTGCGATCGGCTTTGAGACGACGACGCCGATGAGCGCCGTGCTTATCGATAAAGCGCTAAGCTTGGGGCTAAAAAATCTCTTTTTTCACATCAACCACGTCACAGTGCCCGCTCCCGTGCGAGCAATCTTAGACGACGCGGATGTGCAGATCGATGCGTTTTTGGGGCCTAGCCACGTAAGCGTGATCACCGGCGCGAAGGCCTACGAAAGCATTGCGCGGGATTACAAAAAACCGATCGCCGTAAGCGGATTTGAGCCGCTTGATATAATGGCGGGCGTGTTAAATTTGGTGGAGCAGCAAAACGCCGGCACCTACGAAGTTTTCAACGAATACGAGCGCGTCGTAAAAGAGGACGGCAACCAAAAAGCGCAAAATTTAATAGATAAATATTTTGAAATTTGCGATTTTCCGTGGCGAGGGCTCGGCGAAATTCCAAAAAGCGGCATGAAGTTGCGCCCGCAGTACGCGGCGCTAGATGCCAGGGTGCAGTTTGATTGCAGCGTACAGAGCGCTCCCGAGAGCAAGGCCTGTATCTGCGGCGAAATTTTACGCGGCAAAAAAAGCCCGTATGATTGCAAAGTTTTCGGCAAACACTGCACGCCTCAAAACCCGATAGGATCGTGCATGGTTTCAAGCGAAGGGGCGTGTGCGGCGTACTATAAATACGGCGACATCAAAAACGCGGGCTAA
- a CDS encoding HypC/HybG/HupF family hydrogenase formation chaperone: protein MCLSIPSKIISIDENNFATVETLGVRRGVSLDLLPEPAAVGEYVLIHVGFAMEKIDTQRAKESIEIYEQIAKQMRAEEGSVYESIEPRAGAEN, encoded by the coding sequence ATGTGCCTTTCAATCCCTTCAAAAATCATCTCAATCGACGAAAATAATTTCGCGACCGTGGAGACTCTGGGCGTGCGCCGCGGCGTGAGCTTGGATCTGCTCCCCGAGCCCGCGGCGGTCGGGGAGTACGTGCTGATCCACGTGGGCTTTGCGATGGAGAAGATCGATACGCAGCGAGCGAAGGAGAGTATCGAAATTTACGAGCAGATTGCAAAGCAGATGAGGGCGGAAGAGGGTTCCGTGTATGAAAGCATAGAGCCGAGAGCCGGCGCAGAGAATTAA